From a region of the Odontesthes bonariensis isolate fOdoBon6 chromosome 4, fOdoBon6.hap1, whole genome shotgun sequence genome:
- the LOC142378584 gene encoding tripartite motif-containing protein 2 isoform X1 has protein sequence MASEGSTLPSPVVRQIDKQFLICSICLDRYENPKVLPCLHTFCERCLQNYIPVHSLTLSCPVCRQTSILPEKGVAALQNNFFITNLMDVLQRAPDSCSQEAAALNNITTVATGQLLSCPNHGGSVMEFYCPPCETAMCQECTSGEHGEHPTVPLKDVVEQHKASLQDQLDAVKKRLPEIDSALQMLSEILQQLTNQKSSIEDDIHSTFDELQKTLNVRKSVLLMELEVNYGIKQKVLQAQLDTLLQGQEGINSSCNFTEQALSHGTEAEVLLVKKQMGERLVELASQELPLQPGENDQLDFLVETEGLKKSIHNLGTIITTNAVASETVATGEGLRHCVMGVPTSITITTKDKDGELCKMGNAVITAEISSPDGSKGDGEILDNKNGTYEYLFSAPKEGTYNLSLRLYDRHIKGSPFKIKATKSIDVSPTSDGSKKRLKSPGSGHIKQKAIKRPASMYSTGRRKENPIEDDLIFRIGTKGRNKGEFTNLQGVAASSLGKVLIADSNNQCVQVFSNDGLFKSRFGIRGRTPGQLQRPTGVAVHPNGDIIIADHDNKWVSIFSSEGKFKNKIGSGKLMGPKGVAVDRNGHIIVVDNKACCVFIFQVNGKLVTKFGNRGNGDRQFAGTLNGPHFAAVNNNNEIIVTDFHNHSVKVFNTEGEFLLKFGSNGEGNGQFNAPTGVAVDVNGNIIVADWGNSRIQVFDGSGSFLSYINTSADPLYGPQGLALTSDGHVVVADSGNHCFKVYRYLQ, from the exons ATGGCCAGTGAAGGCTCCACTCTTCCCAGTCCTGTCGTTCGTCAAATTGACAAGCAGTTCTTGATCTGCAGCATATGTCTGGACCGCTACGAAAACCCTAAAGTACTGCCCTGCCTACACACCTTCTGTGAGAG GTGCCTGCAGAATTACATCCCAGTCCACAGTCTCACTCTGTCGTGCCCTGTGTGCCGCCAGACCTCCATCCTTCCGGAGAAGGGTGTGGCGGCATTGCAGAATAACTTTTTCATCACCAACCTGATGGACGTGCTTCAGCGGGCGCCGGACAGCTGTAGCCAGGAGGCCGCGGCTCTCAACAACATCACCACTGTGGCTACGGGCCAACTGCTCTCCTGCCCCAACCATGGAGGAAGT GTCATGGAGTTTTACTGTCCTCCGTGTGAAACAGCCATGTGTCAGGAGTGCACGAGTGGTGAACACGGAGAGCACCCTACTGTGCCCCTCAAAGATGTAGTGGAGCAACACAAGGCCTCGTTACAGGACCAGCTAGATGCTGTCAAGAAGAG GTTACCAGAGATCGACTCAGCCCTGCAGATGCTGTCGGAGATCCTGCAGCAGTTAACCAATCAGAAGAGCTCCATTGAGGATGACATTCATAGCACCTTTGATGAGTTGCAGAAGACTCTCAATGTCCGTAAGAGCGTGTTACTCATGGAGCTGGAGGTCAACTATGGCATCAAGCAGAAG GTGCTCCAAGCACAGCTCGATACCCTGCTGCAGGGCCAGGAGGGCATCAACAGTAGCTGTAACTTCACGGAACAGGCCCTGAGCCACGGCACAGAGGCCGAGGTGCTGCTGGTGAAGAAGCAGATGGGGGAGCGTCTCGTCGAGCTGGCCAGCCAGGAGCTACCCCTGCAGCCCGGAGAGAATGACCAGCTGGATTTCCTCGTGGAGACGGAGGGACTAAAGAAATCCATCCATAACCTGGGCACCATCATAACCACAAACGCTGTGGCCTCTGAGACTGTAGCGACAGGTGAAGGGTTACGGCATTGTGTGATGGGCGTGCCCACATCCATCACCATAACCACTAAGGACAAAGATGGAGAATTGTGCAAGATGGGTAACGCAGTCATCACTGCTGAAATCTCCTCCCCTGATGGCAGTAAAGGTGACGGGGAGATACTGGACAACAAGAATGGCACTTATGAGTACCTGTTCTCTGCTCCTAAGGAGGGCACTTATAATCTGTCACTGCGTTTATATGACCGACATATCAAAGGAAGCCCCTTTAAGATTAAGGCCACAAAATCCATCGATGTGTCGCCAACTTCAGACGGCTCAAAGAAGAGGCTGAAGTCTCCCGGCAGTGGACACATCAAGCAGAAGGCCATCAAGAGGCCGGCCAGTATGTACAGCACTGGGAGGAGGAAAGAGAATCCCATTGAGGACGATCTCATCTTCAGAATTG GCACAAAGGGAAGAAACAAAGGGGAGTTCACTAATCTTCAGGGAGTGGCTGCCTCCTCTCTTGGAAAGGTGCTGATCGCAGACAGCAACAATCAGTGTGTTCAG GTTTTTTCCAACGATGGCCTGTTCAAAAGTCGTTTCGGCATCCGGGGCAGGACCCCGGGTCAGCTGCAGCGGCCGACGGGCGTGGCTGTCCACCCCAATGGTGACATCATCATCGCTGACCATGACAACAAATGGGTCAGCATCTTTTCAAGCGAAGGCAAGTTTAAG AACAAGATCGGCTCAGGGAAGCTGATGGGACCTAAGGGTGTGGCCGTGGACAGGAACGGTCACATCATCGTGGTCGACAACAAGGCCTGCTGCGTCTTCATCTTCCAGGTCAACGGCAAGCTGGTCACCAAGTTTGGTAACCGCGGCAACGGTGACAGACAGTTTGCAGGTACACTAAATG GCCCTCACTTTGCTGCCGTGAACAACAACAATGAAATCATTGTGACAGATTTCCACAACCACTCAGTCAAG gtGTTCAACACAGAGGGGGAATTCTTGCTGAAATTTGGTTCTAATGGCGAAGGCAATGGTCAGTTTAACGCCCCCACAGGAGTGGCAGTGGATGTCAACGGTAACATCATAGTAGCAGACTGGGGCAACAGCAGGATACAG gtaTTCGATGGCAGCGGTTCTTTTCTCTCCTACATCAACACATCAGCGGACCCGCTCTACGGCCCGCAAGGACTGGCCCTCACCTCAGACGGACACGTTGTGGTCGCAGACTCTGGCAACCATTGCTTCAAAGTCTACCGCTACCTGCAGTAG
- the LOC142378584 gene encoding tripartite motif-containing protein 2 isoform X2, whose amino-acid sequence MASEGSTLPSPVVRQIDKQFLICSICLDRYENPKVLPCLHTFCERCLQNYIPVHSLTLSCPVCRQTSILPEKGVAALQNNFFITNLMDVLQRAPDSCSQEAAALNNITTVATGQLLSCPNHGGSVMEFYCPPCETAMCQECTSGEHGEHPTVPLKDVVEQHKASLQDQLDAVKKRLPEIDSALQMLSEILQQLTNQKSSIEDDIHSTFDELQKTLNVRKSVLLMELEVNYGIKQKVLQAQLDTLLQGQEGINSSCNFTEQALSHGTEAEVLLVKKQMGERLVELASQELPLQPGENDQLDFLVETEGLKKSIHNLGTIITTNAVASETVATGEGLRHCVMGVPTSITITTKDKDGELCKMGNAVITAEISSPDGSKGDGEILDNKNGTYEYLFSAPKEGTYNLSLRLYDRHIKGSPFKIKATKSIDVSPTSDGSKKRLKSPGSGHIKQKAIKRPASMYSTGRRKENPIEDDLIFRIGTKGRNKGEFTNLQGVAASSLGKVLIADSNNQCVQVFSNDGLFKSRFGIRGRTPGQLQRPTGVAVHPNGDIIIADHDNKWVSIFSSEGKFKNKIGSGKLMGPKGVAVDRNGHIIVVDNKACCVFIFQVNGKLVTKFGNRGNGDRQFAGPHFAAVNNNNEIIVTDFHNHSVKVFNTEGEFLLKFGSNGEGNGQFNAPTGVAVDVNGNIIVADWGNSRIQVFDGSGSFLSYINTSADPLYGPQGLALTSDGHVVVADSGNHCFKVYRYLQ is encoded by the exons ATGGCCAGTGAAGGCTCCACTCTTCCCAGTCCTGTCGTTCGTCAAATTGACAAGCAGTTCTTGATCTGCAGCATATGTCTGGACCGCTACGAAAACCCTAAAGTACTGCCCTGCCTACACACCTTCTGTGAGAG GTGCCTGCAGAATTACATCCCAGTCCACAGTCTCACTCTGTCGTGCCCTGTGTGCCGCCAGACCTCCATCCTTCCGGAGAAGGGTGTGGCGGCATTGCAGAATAACTTTTTCATCACCAACCTGATGGACGTGCTTCAGCGGGCGCCGGACAGCTGTAGCCAGGAGGCCGCGGCTCTCAACAACATCACCACTGTGGCTACGGGCCAACTGCTCTCCTGCCCCAACCATGGAGGAAGT GTCATGGAGTTTTACTGTCCTCCGTGTGAAACAGCCATGTGTCAGGAGTGCACGAGTGGTGAACACGGAGAGCACCCTACTGTGCCCCTCAAAGATGTAGTGGAGCAACACAAGGCCTCGTTACAGGACCAGCTAGATGCTGTCAAGAAGAG GTTACCAGAGATCGACTCAGCCCTGCAGATGCTGTCGGAGATCCTGCAGCAGTTAACCAATCAGAAGAGCTCCATTGAGGATGACATTCATAGCACCTTTGATGAGTTGCAGAAGACTCTCAATGTCCGTAAGAGCGTGTTACTCATGGAGCTGGAGGTCAACTATGGCATCAAGCAGAAG GTGCTCCAAGCACAGCTCGATACCCTGCTGCAGGGCCAGGAGGGCATCAACAGTAGCTGTAACTTCACGGAACAGGCCCTGAGCCACGGCACAGAGGCCGAGGTGCTGCTGGTGAAGAAGCAGATGGGGGAGCGTCTCGTCGAGCTGGCCAGCCAGGAGCTACCCCTGCAGCCCGGAGAGAATGACCAGCTGGATTTCCTCGTGGAGACGGAGGGACTAAAGAAATCCATCCATAACCTGGGCACCATCATAACCACAAACGCTGTGGCCTCTGAGACTGTAGCGACAGGTGAAGGGTTACGGCATTGTGTGATGGGCGTGCCCACATCCATCACCATAACCACTAAGGACAAAGATGGAGAATTGTGCAAGATGGGTAACGCAGTCATCACTGCTGAAATCTCCTCCCCTGATGGCAGTAAAGGTGACGGGGAGATACTGGACAACAAGAATGGCACTTATGAGTACCTGTTCTCTGCTCCTAAGGAGGGCACTTATAATCTGTCACTGCGTTTATATGACCGACATATCAAAGGAAGCCCCTTTAAGATTAAGGCCACAAAATCCATCGATGTGTCGCCAACTTCAGACGGCTCAAAGAAGAGGCTGAAGTCTCCCGGCAGTGGACACATCAAGCAGAAGGCCATCAAGAGGCCGGCCAGTATGTACAGCACTGGGAGGAGGAAAGAGAATCCCATTGAGGACGATCTCATCTTCAGAATTG GCACAAAGGGAAGAAACAAAGGGGAGTTCACTAATCTTCAGGGAGTGGCTGCCTCCTCTCTTGGAAAGGTGCTGATCGCAGACAGCAACAATCAGTGTGTTCAG GTTTTTTCCAACGATGGCCTGTTCAAAAGTCGTTTCGGCATCCGGGGCAGGACCCCGGGTCAGCTGCAGCGGCCGACGGGCGTGGCTGTCCACCCCAATGGTGACATCATCATCGCTGACCATGACAACAAATGGGTCAGCATCTTTTCAAGCGAAGGCAAGTTTAAG AACAAGATCGGCTCAGGGAAGCTGATGGGACCTAAGGGTGTGGCCGTGGACAGGAACGGTCACATCATCGTGGTCGACAACAAGGCCTGCTGCGTCTTCATCTTCCAGGTCAACGGCAAGCTGGTCACCAAGTTTGGTAACCGCGGCAACGGTGACAGACAGTTTGCAG GCCCTCACTTTGCTGCCGTGAACAACAACAATGAAATCATTGTGACAGATTTCCACAACCACTCAGTCAAG gtGTTCAACACAGAGGGGGAATTCTTGCTGAAATTTGGTTCTAATGGCGAAGGCAATGGTCAGTTTAACGCCCCCACAGGAGTGGCAGTGGATGTCAACGGTAACATCATAGTAGCAGACTGGGGCAACAGCAGGATACAG gtaTTCGATGGCAGCGGTTCTTTTCTCTCCTACATCAACACATCAGCGGACCCGCTCTACGGCCCGCAAGGACTGGCCCTCACCTCAGACGGACACGTTGTGGTCGCAGACTCTGGCAACCATTGCTTCAAAGTCTACCGCTACCTGCAGTAG